Proteins co-encoded in one Daphnia carinata strain CSIRO-1 chromosome 3, CSIRO_AGI_Dcar_HiC_V3, whole genome shotgun sequence genomic window:
- the LOC130685226 gene encoding E3 ubiquitin-protein ligase TRIM71-like isoform X1 — protein MQRTKAYFSPLLLPAAASPGDLLGGVMVSSSSPSSPDAALLLGPDFHGRNANRIDQRRMASVFPDPDAPTETQHCPICLNRYDDPRVLPCFHTYCRRCLDAHVAGRLRFPCPSCREEVYLGEGGTIDTLPTNSFIGDILKVVSDVPEYDSPSVLDRGSGGSGSGYETAVGAAKVPSRAYICSNCDEGAVASSRCRDCNEVLCDSCVRAHQRVRLTKDHYIVRFTEDLSKTVGLPVGLSLFSSPSFSYCDIHPAEVLRLFCDMCSVAICSECTLRDHRGHSFIYLKDAVENSKTISLKLLADAKAGMRAVEESMEMTSKMAERIELRAQAIATEIRTATRRHMAALEERERELLQRVEKIRQVKGKSLHLQLDELRMALLRLGSTAELLKTALESGSDVEILHTKDKALIEFQHLRQIRSSLQPQEDDIIQFNPPDGALLQAICSLGLISSSGFGPTSVAFGDGIKRALCNHVACMTVHVKDHQGDPRLVGGDPIVAIVEGPNGVSYRADVEDRQNGTYVMTYRPQVEGRHIITVLIRGRHINGSPFTVKVRSGRDYSTVGQPLLAFGKEGESEGELCRPWGVACDKDGYIIIADRSNNRVQIFNSAGVFHHRFGSPGTRPGQFDRPAGVASDHLGRIIVADKDNHRIQVFTFDGTFLFKFGEKGTKNGQFNYPWDLAVNSEGQILVSDTRNHRIQLFAADGTFINKYGFEGTLWKHFDSPRGVCFNHEGHIVVTDFNNHRLLVINPDFQSARFLGTEGSGNGQFLRPQGVAVDSEGHIIVADSRNHRVQIFQPNGNFLTKFGTHGAGPGQMDRPSGVCISPEGYIIIVDFGNNRVQIF, from the exons ATGCAACGTACCAAG GCCTACTTTAgcccccttcttcttccagcaGCAGCCTCTCCAGGCGACCTCCTGGGTGGAGTGATGGTGTCTTCTTCCTCGCCATCTTCGCCCGATGCTGCGCTCTTACTCGG GCCAGATTTCCACGGGCGAAATGCTAATCGCATTGATCAACGCAGAATGGCTTCCGTCTTCCCTGATCCAGACGCTCCAACAGAGACACAACACTGCCCCATCTGCCTCAACCGTTACGACGATCCACGTGTTTTGCCTTGCTTCCACACATACTGCCGACGCTGCCTAGATGCTCACGTAGCCGGCCGTCTTCGTTTTCCGTGTCCGTCCTGTCGGGAAGAAGTCTATTTAGGCGAAGGTGGAACTATCGATACGTTGCCCACCAATTCCTTCATCGGAGACATCCTCAAAGTGGTCAGCGATGTTCCAGAATATGATTCGCCTTCCGTCCTGGATCGCGGCAGTGGCGGCAGCGGAAGCGGTTATGAGACCGCAGTCGGGGCCGCCAAAGTGCCCAGCCGGGCCTACATTTGCTCCAACTGCGACGAAGGAGCCGTGGCATCCTCTCGTTGTCGAGACTGTAACGAAGTGCTGTGCGACAGCTGCGTTAGGGCTCATCAGCGGGTCCGTCTGACCAAAGATCATTACATCGTCCGTTTCACCGAAGACTTGTCGAAAACTGTCGGCTTGCCTGTAGGCCTCTCACTTTTCTCCAGCCCTTCTTTCTCGTACTGCGATATCCATCCGGCTGAAGTCTTGCGTCTCTTTTGCGACATGTGCTCCGTTGCCATTTGCTCCGAATGCACACTCAGAGACCATCGAGGACATTCATTCATTTATCTCAAAGATGCCGTGGAGAATTCAAAGACCATTAGCCTTAAATTGCTGGCCGATGCCAAAGCCGGAATGCGAGCCGTCGAAGAAAGCATGGAGATGACTAGTAAAATGGCAGAAAGAATCGAACTTCGAGCTCAAGCTATCGCCACAGAAATACGAACGGCCACACGCCGTCACATGGCAGCACTGGAAGAACGGGAACGCGAACTTTTGCAACGCGTCGAGAAGATTCGTCAAGTTAAAGGCAAATCGCTTCATTTACAGTTGGATGAATTGCGAATGGCCTTGCTACGTCTCGGATCCACAGCCGAATTACTCAAAACAGCCCTCGAATCCGGCTCCGACGTCGAGATTCTTCACACAAAAGACAAAGCATTAATCGAATTTCAGCATTTAAGACAAATACGTAGCAGTTTGCAACCACAAGAAGACGATATCATCCAATTCAACCCGCCTGATGGCGCTCTACTCCAGGCCATTTGCTCCCTGGGTCTCATATCCAGTTCCGGATTTGGTCCGACATCTGTAGCCTTTGGCGATGGAATCAAACGCGCTCTGTGTAACCATGTCGCTTGTATGACGGTCCACGTCAAAGATCATCAAGGAGATCCACGTCTTGTTGGAGGTGATCCTATCGTTGCCATCGTCGAAGGGCCGAATGGTGTCTCTTACCGGGCTGACGTGGAAGATCGTCAGAACGGTACGTACGTCATGACTTATCGACCTCAAGTGGAAGGCCGGCACATTATCACCGTGTTGATTCGAGGCCGGCACATTAACGGATCACCATTCACCGTCAAAGTTCGTAGTGGACGAGATTATTCGACTGTTGGTCAGCCTTTATTAGCGTTCGGTAAGGAGGGTGAGAGTGAAGGAGAATTGTGTCGCCCGTGGGGCGTCGCTTGTGACAAGGATGGCTACATCATCATCGCAGATCGCAGTAACAATCGCGTTCAGATTTTCAACTCGGCCGGAGTCTTCCATCATCGTTTCGGTTCGCCTGGAACTCGCCCCGGCCAATTCGATCGGCCGGCTGGTGTCGCTTCAGATCATCTGGGTCGCATTATTG TTGCTGATAAGGATAACCACCGCATCCAAGTCTTCACGTTCGACGGCACGTTCCTCTTCAAGTTTGGTGAGAAGGGAACGAAAAACGGCCAGTTCAACTATCCATGGGATCTGGCAGTCAACTCTGAAGGCCAGATCTTGGTGTCCGACACCCGAAACCACCGCATCCAGCTCTTCGCAGCAGACGGCACGTTCATCAACAAGTACGGCTTCGAGGGAACGCTTTGGAAACACTTTGACTCTCCGCGAGGTGTGTGTTTCAATCACGAGGGACATATAGTCGTGACCGACTTCAACAACCATAGGTTGTTAGTCATCAATCCCGATTTCCAGTCGGCTCGCTTCTTGGGTACGGAAGGCTCGGGCAACGGCCAATTCTTGCGCCCCCAAGGCGTCGCTGTCGACTCCGAAGGACACATTATCG TGGCCGATTCgcgtaaccatcgcgttcaaATCTTCCAACCGAACGGCAACTTTTTGACGAAATTCGGTACTCACGGAGCGGGACCAGGTCAGATGGATCGACCAAGCGGCGTCTGCATTTCACCTGAAGGCTACATCATCATCGTAGACTTTGGTAACAACCGAGTGCAGATCTTCTAA
- the LOC130685285 gene encoding uncharacterized protein LOC130685285, which translates to MDKIIQQKDDQIMKLQAQLLEQHKILDNSKAKDAQISSLQAQLGEKNKLEWNSFQTVKEVFPNSSLTEHEDELALGEQSVISLPPDSVLKLNSVSAALKEWLVISPCSEGSEQLWDRIWAENGCGTETQK; encoded by the exons atggataagataatacaacaaaaggatg atcaaattatgaagctgcaggcccaattattggaacaacacaaaatattagataacagcaaagctaaggatg ctcaaatttcgagtctacaagctcagctaggggaaaagaacaaattggaatggaacagtttccaaacagtgaaggaggtttttccaaactcatccctaactgaacatgaggatgaattggcattaggcgaacagtcag ttattagtctaccacctgacagtgtgttaaagttaaattctgttagtgctgcactaaaagaatggttagtaataagtccatgcagcgaaggaagtgaacaattgtgggaccgtatttgggctgaaaatgggtgtggtacggaaacccagaaatag
- the LOC130685226 gene encoding E3 ubiquitin-protein ligase TRIM71-like isoform X2 — protein sequence MPCNVPRPDFHGRNANRIDQRRMASVFPDPDAPTETQHCPICLNRYDDPRVLPCFHTYCRRCLDAHVAGRLRFPCPSCREEVYLGEGGTIDTLPTNSFIGDILKVVSDVPEYDSPSVLDRGSGGSGSGYETAVGAAKVPSRAYICSNCDEGAVASSRCRDCNEVLCDSCVRAHQRVRLTKDHYIVRFTEDLSKTVGLPVGLSLFSSPSFSYCDIHPAEVLRLFCDMCSVAICSECTLRDHRGHSFIYLKDAVENSKTISLKLLADAKAGMRAVEESMEMTSKMAERIELRAQAIATEIRTATRRHMAALEERERELLQRVEKIRQVKGKSLHLQLDELRMALLRLGSTAELLKTALESGSDVEILHTKDKALIEFQHLRQIRSSLQPQEDDIIQFNPPDGALLQAICSLGLISSSGFGPTSVAFGDGIKRALCNHVACMTVHVKDHQGDPRLVGGDPIVAIVEGPNGVSYRADVEDRQNGTYVMTYRPQVEGRHIITVLIRGRHINGSPFTVKVRSGRDYSTVGQPLLAFGKEGESEGELCRPWGVACDKDGYIIIADRSNNRVQIFNSAGVFHHRFGSPGTRPGQFDRPAGVASDHLGRIIVADKDNHRIQVFTFDGTFLFKFGEKGTKNGQFNYPWDLAVNSEGQILVSDTRNHRIQLFAADGTFINKYGFEGTLWKHFDSPRGVCFNHEGHIVVTDFNNHRLLVINPDFQSARFLGTEGSGNGQFLRPQGVAVDSEGHIIVADSRNHRVQIFQPNGNFLTKFGTHGAGPGQMDRPSGVCISPEGYIIIVDFGNNRVQIF from the exons ATGCCATGCAACGTACCAAG GCCAGATTTCCACGGGCGAAATGCTAATCGCATTGATCAACGCAGAATGGCTTCCGTCTTCCCTGATCCAGACGCTCCAACAGAGACACAACACTGCCCCATCTGCCTCAACCGTTACGACGATCCACGTGTTTTGCCTTGCTTCCACACATACTGCCGACGCTGCCTAGATGCTCACGTAGCCGGCCGTCTTCGTTTTCCGTGTCCGTCCTGTCGGGAAGAAGTCTATTTAGGCGAAGGTGGAACTATCGATACGTTGCCCACCAATTCCTTCATCGGAGACATCCTCAAAGTGGTCAGCGATGTTCCAGAATATGATTCGCCTTCCGTCCTGGATCGCGGCAGTGGCGGCAGCGGAAGCGGTTATGAGACCGCAGTCGGGGCCGCCAAAGTGCCCAGCCGGGCCTACATTTGCTCCAACTGCGACGAAGGAGCCGTGGCATCCTCTCGTTGTCGAGACTGTAACGAAGTGCTGTGCGACAGCTGCGTTAGGGCTCATCAGCGGGTCCGTCTGACCAAAGATCATTACATCGTCCGTTTCACCGAAGACTTGTCGAAAACTGTCGGCTTGCCTGTAGGCCTCTCACTTTTCTCCAGCCCTTCTTTCTCGTACTGCGATATCCATCCGGCTGAAGTCTTGCGTCTCTTTTGCGACATGTGCTCCGTTGCCATTTGCTCCGAATGCACACTCAGAGACCATCGAGGACATTCATTCATTTATCTCAAAGATGCCGTGGAGAATTCAAAGACCATTAGCCTTAAATTGCTGGCCGATGCCAAAGCCGGAATGCGAGCCGTCGAAGAAAGCATGGAGATGACTAGTAAAATGGCAGAAAGAATCGAACTTCGAGCTCAAGCTATCGCCACAGAAATACGAACGGCCACACGCCGTCACATGGCAGCACTGGAAGAACGGGAACGCGAACTTTTGCAACGCGTCGAGAAGATTCGTCAAGTTAAAGGCAAATCGCTTCATTTACAGTTGGATGAATTGCGAATGGCCTTGCTACGTCTCGGATCCACAGCCGAATTACTCAAAACAGCCCTCGAATCCGGCTCCGACGTCGAGATTCTTCACACAAAAGACAAAGCATTAATCGAATTTCAGCATTTAAGACAAATACGTAGCAGTTTGCAACCACAAGAAGACGATATCATCCAATTCAACCCGCCTGATGGCGCTCTACTCCAGGCCATTTGCTCCCTGGGTCTCATATCCAGTTCCGGATTTGGTCCGACATCTGTAGCCTTTGGCGATGGAATCAAACGCGCTCTGTGTAACCATGTCGCTTGTATGACGGTCCACGTCAAAGATCATCAAGGAGATCCACGTCTTGTTGGAGGTGATCCTATCGTTGCCATCGTCGAAGGGCCGAATGGTGTCTCTTACCGGGCTGACGTGGAAGATCGTCAGAACGGTACGTACGTCATGACTTATCGACCTCAAGTGGAAGGCCGGCACATTATCACCGTGTTGATTCGAGGCCGGCACATTAACGGATCACCATTCACCGTCAAAGTTCGTAGTGGACGAGATTATTCGACTGTTGGTCAGCCTTTATTAGCGTTCGGTAAGGAGGGTGAGAGTGAAGGAGAATTGTGTCGCCCGTGGGGCGTCGCTTGTGACAAGGATGGCTACATCATCATCGCAGATCGCAGTAACAATCGCGTTCAGATTTTCAACTCGGCCGGAGTCTTCCATCATCGTTTCGGTTCGCCTGGAACTCGCCCCGGCCAATTCGATCGGCCGGCTGGTGTCGCTTCAGATCATCTGGGTCGCATTATTG TTGCTGATAAGGATAACCACCGCATCCAAGTCTTCACGTTCGACGGCACGTTCCTCTTCAAGTTTGGTGAGAAGGGAACGAAAAACGGCCAGTTCAACTATCCATGGGATCTGGCAGTCAACTCTGAAGGCCAGATCTTGGTGTCCGACACCCGAAACCACCGCATCCAGCTCTTCGCAGCAGACGGCACGTTCATCAACAAGTACGGCTTCGAGGGAACGCTTTGGAAACACTTTGACTCTCCGCGAGGTGTGTGTTTCAATCACGAGGGACATATAGTCGTGACCGACTTCAACAACCATAGGTTGTTAGTCATCAATCCCGATTTCCAGTCGGCTCGCTTCTTGGGTACGGAAGGCTCGGGCAACGGCCAATTCTTGCGCCCCCAAGGCGTCGCTGTCGACTCCGAAGGACACATTATCG TGGCCGATTCgcgtaaccatcgcgttcaaATCTTCCAACCGAACGGCAACTTTTTGACGAAATTCGGTACTCACGGAGCGGGACCAGGTCAGATGGATCGACCAAGCGGCGTCTGCATTTCACCTGAAGGCTACATCATCATCGTAGACTTTGGTAACAACCGAGTGCAGATCTTCTAA
- the LOC130685240 gene encoding CCR4-NOT transcription complex subunit 10-like, with product MADLENYDMVSENSSQASEHEKALALSAQLDFEKTNYESAIQLLSKLESSRPQDPKVIHNKAIVNCFKAGLTNIVQLRKALTSIARQLQCNLEEPKTLVDVDQCYVFYNEAVLLYCLRQYPKSLQILIKIFSLVEQLDESLARQVCFLLAEVYLRLNFPIKTLKMVHFMETSLLSHGAKLKSTLPLERERDKEKDCDGKEDLKNSFGDELLIPPGVRIRLQRLKIRANLCLSQIEEAERELALLTEIDPENAATLCLKSKTLFFKGNYVESLKQLTLPKDDGRFKERGESDVVMYHNNTGCIYHAMGKYHLACLHFQKSLNKSSELFAEFPKPSTGDPISNRPLVTIGSNYKYELLYNMGVSLLYARKPADAFDCLIEAVQLHHRDPLIWLRLAECCIQVHKPENRKDFRLTERQREIVKATAGFASHRKVVLSSRISNDDCKSSENAAIPVPTLEFSILALRNAELLLNKLIIPKGVEDTSGKEESDSKGKPDLNVTLSEVSTLSKLRKPEFYRNLKNTIIADSSYAALCLGDYLTSLYKAEELLTQPHLSGNHKLLGHLYAAESLVLLNRINEAVPHLHPENVTKLSNFSSTENETSQFLPHTSDWFPTSTQTAKVVLQYNLSTVYALRGEYEKAGELVRQLWNASKSHGIDVPIQVVTLALYIELQLGRTEVARNIIKQHCPQYR from the exons ATGGCAGATTTGGAAAATTACGATATGGTTTCTGAAAATTCATCTCAGGCTTCCGAACATGAAAAAGCCTTGGCTTTGAGCGCCCAACTCGACTTTGAAAAGACAAATTATGAATCCGCCATCCAGCTTCTTTCAAAACTGGAATCCTCTCGACCACAGGATCCAAAAGTTATACATAACAAAGCCATAGTGAATTGTTTTAAAGCTGGTTTGACAAACATTGTTCAGCTTCGGAAAGCTCTAACATCAATCGCCAGACAACTGCAGTGCAATCTTGAAGAACCCAAAACCTTGGTGGATGTAGATCAATGTTATGTGTTCTACAATGAAGCTGTTTTGCTTTATTGTCTTAGACAGTATCCAAAATCCCTGCAAATTTTGATCAAAATATTCTCTTTGGTTGAGCAGTTGGATGAGAGCTTAGCCCGCCAGGTTTGTTTCCTCCTAGCAGAAGTCTACCTGCGTCTGAATTTTCCAATCAAAACTCTGAAGATGGTACACTTCATGGAAACAAGCTTGTTGAGTCATGGTGCAAAGCTCAAGTCTACACTGCCTCTAGAGAGGGAGcgggataaagaaaaagactgTGATGGGAAGGAAGACCTCAAAAACAGTTTTGGGGATGAGTTGCTCATTCCACCTGGTGTGCGGATTCGATTGCAGCGTTTGAAAATTCGGGCAAATCTTTGTCTCTCCCAGATAGAAGAAGCCGAAAGGGAATTGGCTCTGTTAACCGAGATTGATCCCGAGAACGCTGCCACACTATGTCTAAAGAGCAAAACCCTTTTCTTCAAAGGCAATTACGTCGAATCATTGAAACAGCTGACATTACCGAAAGACGATGGCCGCTTTAAAGAACGAGGTGAATCTGATGTCGTAATGTATCACAACAATACCGGTTGTATCTATCACGCAATGGGCAAGTACCACTTAGCGtgtcttcattttcaaaaatcgcTTAACAAAAGCAGTGAACTTTTTGCCGAGTTTCCGAAACCGTCGACAG GAGACCCAATTTCCAATCGACCTTTGGTCACCATTGGAAGTAACTACAAGTATGAACTTCTGTACAATATGGGGGTCAGTCTATTATACGCCCGCAAGCCAGCCGATGCCTTTGATTGTCTCATAGAAGCTGTACAGCTTCACCACAGAGATCCGTTGATCTGGTTACGGCTAGCCGAGTGTTGTATCCAAGTCCACAAACCT gaaaatagaaaagatttTCGATTGACCGAGCGTCAGCGAGAAATTGTTAAGGCAACCGCTGGATTCGCATCTCACAGAAAAGTTGTGTTGTCTTCTAGGATATCTAACGACGACTGCAAAAG TTCCGAGAATGCAGCCATTCCGGTGCCTACATTAGAATTCAGCATCTTAGCCCTGCGGAATGCGGAACTATTACTCAATAAATTGATAATACCAAAAGGTGTTGAAG aTACCAGTGGTAAGGAAGAGTCTGATTCGAAAGGAAAACCGGATTTAAATGTAACACTGAGCGAAGTGAGCACCTTATCCAAATTACGCAAGCCAGAATTCTACCGTAATTTGAAGAACACAATAATCGCCGATAGTTCTTACGCCGCCCTCTGTTTGGGTGATTACCTCACTTCTCTCTACAAAGCGGAAGAACTGCTAACACAGCCACATCTATCCGGCAATCACAA ATTGTTGGGTCACCTCTATGCAGCTGAATCCCTAGTTCTTTTGAATCGAATAAATGAAGCGGTACCTCACCTACACCCAGAAAACGTGACGAAGCTTTCGAATTTTTCCTCCACTGAAAATGAAACTTCACAATTTTTGCCTCATACATCAG ATTGGTTCCCGACATCCACACAAACAGCCAAAGTAGTACTACAATATAATCTGAGCACCGTGTACGCCTTAAGAGGGGAATACGAAAAGGCAGGAGAATTGGTCCGTCAG TTATGGAACGCCAGCAAAAGTCATGGTATTGACGTCCCTATCCAAGTTGTCACACTGGCCTTGTACATCGAGTTGCAATTAG GACGAACAGAAGTTGCTCGAAATATAATTAAACAGCATTGCCCACAATATCGATGA